The Candidatus Zixiibacteriota bacterium DNA segment AAACATTGCGCTATTGATTTTGGATCAAAAAAATTATACTCCATAAAAAAGAAATATAAGAAGCAAGACCATGGGATTATTCCAATTTTAATGAAAACTACAAATGTAAAAGATATTATGACCAGTGGTACGAAATTAAGTAATTTACTATCAAAAAGAGTAGACGCAGATTACAAAAGCAAAGAAATTGAAAATATAGAAAGTAAACTAAGAGATACAATAGAAAATTCAGAAAAAATAATCTCAAGTTTAGAACTATTTAAAAGTGGCAAAGCATCAGTAAATTTGAATTCATTGCTAAAATAAGATTATAAATCATGTTTCGACCGCAGGCAAAGATAATACATTCCCCAAATCCTTGCTTGCAATACCAATAAAAATCAGATATCATACCAATAGCTAATATCATAATTAACAGCTCAAAAAAAATGGAGTCAATCCAATGCCCAAAGACGACAAACAATTAATCGCCTACTGCGGACTGTATTGCGGCGATTGCTTTGCCTATAAAGGCATGATGGCCGATTTAGCCAGAGACCTTAGAAAAGAACTGCGGCAATCGAAATTTGATAGAACCGCCGAATTCCTTTCCTCGATTTCTTTCTTTAAGGTGTATGAAAACTATCCGCAATGCTATGATGTTTTGGGGGCGATGGTGAAAATGCGCTGCAAGAAAGCCTGCAAAGGCGGCGGCGGTCCGCCGTTCTGTAAGATAAGAAAATGCTGTCAGAAAAAAGGCATCGATGGCTGCTGGGAATGCGATGAATTCGAGACATGTGAAAAACTTGATTTTCTAAAGCCGGCTCATAAGGATGGCCACATTAAAAACCTGCGAAAAATCAAAAGAAAAGGTGTTAATGAGTTCCTCGCAGGGAAGAAACACTGGTAACAAGTTATATTATCAGCTAAAATAAACGTCAGTATATAATATATTTTAGTTTTCTGCTTGCGGAGTTTCTTCTGTTATGTGATTATAGCGAATTAAAACTCGTTCTAAGTTTCTGAGAAGTTCAGTATTTTTAAAGGGCTTTTGAAAATAACCATCCGCTCCATGAGAAAGTATCTTTTCAGGCGTAATTTTGCCGCTATGCCCCGTAATAAGTATCACCGGAACATGCACATATTCTTTTTTAATAAAAACCATGAAATCAAAGCCGGACATTCCCGGCAGTAAAATATCCGATACGACAGCACGAATGTTATTTTCGCTAATTAAGTGCATTGCGTCTTCGGCGGTGACAGCTGTATAGATTTTATATCCTTCCAGTTCTAAGGTGTATTTCAGTATATCTAAAATATCCTGATCATCATCAACTATAAGGATTGATTTTCTGCCTGATTTAAGCGCTTTATCAATCTTCGCTATAAATGTTTTTTCATCATATGGCATACTGATCGTTTCACAGGCACCCAATTTCATATAGTTGACAACATTATCGCTTTTGCCTGAGGGGGATGTTGCAATAATCGGAATTGTGCTAAGATTCTTCTTTTGTTTCACATATTTTATAAGTTCGGTTCCGGGAATATTTGGTAAATTAACGTCAACAATAATAAGATCAAATGATGAATCGTCTTTTAACAGCATGATAGCTTTGTTAACTGATATTATGCTTTGGCAGTTAAATTTATTTCTATTTAGGAAAGCGGTTATTTCAGATGAAATCACTGAATCGCTTTGAACAACTAATATATTGAGCAATTTTTCTATCCTTTTTAGGAGTAATAATATCCCTCATAAAATATTAATCGGCAAATTTTCCTAACAATAAAGAAGACAACACATAGAATCTCTGCATTTATTATAATTTATACAAATTGCAACAGGCTTAACCCTATAAAATCCGCATAATCAACTGTATAACTTATAGTTATATAAATAAATCAAGGCCTGATTTACAAAATCAAATAAATCCTGCCATAAAGAATTGTATATCAATAATATTTAGTAAAGTTTACAATTTCATTTTTTTGAAGTAATCTCTGGCAGCCTTCACTACTTTCGGGGAAAGTAAAAGCTTACTGGTTAGAGTGGGAATCGAAATTAAAGCAAATGATGTATCGAGAATATTTATCACCGTATTACACGGTTAAGAAATTCCATAATCAGCGGGGCATGAATAAACAACCCCGATAGCTAGCTTGCGAATAGTCCTTGCTCTAAAATCTACTAAGCAAAGAAACCCGAAAACCCTCAAACGACGGTACAACCTTGCAAGCCCCGCCTGCGCAAACCAGTCCGCCGCGCTGACCACCCCTGAAAAGAACCAGATCGTGATTGCCATTGCCAAATGTATAGGTGAATTCCATATATGTCAGTCTTTTGGAATCATCAGAATTCTCGTTATCCGATAAACTTCCCCCAATGGTAAGATGAAAATCCTGCGCCTTTGAATATGTAATATCAATGAATTTCTCGCTATACGATGATGAATCAATCGGTTCGTAATCTATCATGTGCGTATGCAGTTCTATTAAATGGATATCGCTAAAAAAGTAATTTATTTCAAATTCGGATTTGGTCTCATCTTTTTTAGTAAATTCAAAAAAATCAAGGCTTGCCGAAAATGTATTGTCTTCAAAATAATTTCCTCTAACTCCGGCATAATACTCATAAATATAATAACTGATAGAATCACGGCTGTATGATTTTGCATAGTCGAATTCGAAGCCCCAATAATCAGACCAGGATATAGATAAATTACCGCGATACCCCCGTTCGCCAGTGATATAGTTCAATGGCAGTTGATGTAATCCCTC contains these protein-coding regions:
- a CDS encoding DUF3795 domain-containing protein codes for the protein MPKDDKQLIAYCGLYCGDCFAYKGMMADLARDLRKELRQSKFDRTAEFLSSISFFKVYENYPQCYDVLGAMVKMRCKKACKGGGGPPFCKIRKCCQKKGIDGCWECDEFETCEKLDFLKPAHKDGHIKNLRKIKRKGVNEFLAGKKHW
- a CDS encoding response regulator, encoding MLNILVVQSDSVISSEITAFLNRNKFNCQSIISVNKAIMLLKDDSSFDLIIVDVNLPNIPGTELIKYVKQKKNLSTIPIIATSPSGKSDNVVNYMKLGACETISMPYDEKTFIAKIDKALKSGRKSILIVDDDQDILDILKYTLELEGYKIYTAVTAEDAMHLISENNIRAVVSDILLPGMSGFDFMVFIKKEYVHVPVILITGHSGKITPEKILSHGADGYFQKPFKNTELLRNLERVLIRYNHITEETPQAEN